One Vibrio sp. CDRSL-10 TSBA genomic region harbors:
- the glyQ gene encoding glycine--tRNA ligase subunit alpha yields MQKYDIKTFQGMILALQDYWAQQGCTIVQPLDMEVGAGTSHPMTCLRAIGPEPMATAYVQPSRRPTDGRYGENPNRLQHYYQFQVVIKPSPDNLQELYLGSLEVLGLDPRVHDIRFVEDNWENPTLGAWGLGWEVWLNGMEVTQFTYFQQVGGLECKPVTGEITYGIERLAMYIQGVDSVYDLVWTDGPLGKVTYGDIFHQNEVEQSTYNFEHADVDFLFGFFDQCEKECQHLIALEKPLPLPAYERILKAGHAFNLLDARKAISVTERQRYILRIRNLTKSVAEAYYASREALGFPMCKPSDEK; encoded by the coding sequence ATGCAAAAATACGACATCAAAACCTTTCAGGGTATGATCCTCGCGCTGCAGGATTATTGGGCCCAACAAGGCTGTACCATCGTTCAACCACTGGATATGGAAGTGGGGGCAGGTACTTCTCACCCAATGACTTGCTTGCGTGCTATCGGTCCTGAGCCGATGGCAACAGCGTACGTTCAACCATCCCGCCGTCCGACTGACGGCCGCTACGGTGAGAACCCGAACCGCCTGCAGCACTACTACCAATTCCAGGTAGTGATCAAACCTTCTCCGGATAATCTGCAGGAACTTTACCTGGGCTCACTGGAAGTACTGGGACTGGACCCGCGTGTCCACGATATCCGCTTCGTGGAAGATAACTGGGAAAACCCGACACTGGGTGCCTGGGGTCTGGGCTGGGAAGTATGGCTGAACGGTATGGAAGTGACCCAGTTTACTTACTTCCAGCAAGTGGGCGGCCTGGAATGTAAACCAGTCACCGGTGAAATCACCTACGGTATTGAACGTCTGGCGATGTACATTCAGGGCGTGGATTCTGTGTATGACCTGGTCTGGACTGACGGCCCGCTGGGCAAAGTCACTTACGGCGACATCTTCCACCAGAACGAAGTGGAACAGTCGACCTACAACTTTGAACACGCCGACGTCGACTTCCTGTTCGGTTTCTTCGACCAGTGTGAAAAAGAGTGTCAGCACCTGATCGCGCTGGAAAAACCACTTCCTCTGCCGGCTTACGAGCGCATTCTGAAAGCGGGTCACGCTTTCAACCTGCTCGATGCGCGTAAAGCGATTTCGGTCACCGAGCGTCAGCGTTACATTCTGCGTATCCGCAACCTGACCAAATCGGTAGCCGAGGCATACTACGCCTCACGTGAAGCTCTGGGCTTCCCGATGTGCAAACCATCCGACGAGAAGTAA
- a CDS encoding TMEM165/GDT1 family protein, with product MSVLAISITTVALAEIGDKTQLLSLLLASRYRKPIPIIAAIFAATIANHALAAWLGVVVADYLSPEILKWVVVASFLAMAGWVLIPDKLDDDEEISNRGPFVASFIAFFVAEIGDKTQIATSILGAQYADALSWVVLGTTIGMLLANVPVVLIGKLSADKMPLGLIRKVTAALFLALAVAAAFF from the coding sequence GTGAGCGTTTTAGCAATTTCAATTACTACTGTTGCACTGGCAGAAATCGGGGATAAAACCCAGCTGCTGTCTCTGTTATTGGCCAGCCGGTACCGCAAACCTATTCCTATTATTGCTGCTATTTTTGCTGCTACCATCGCCAACCATGCGTTAGCTGCCTGGCTGGGTGTTGTCGTGGCTGATTACCTGTCACCGGAGATTCTTAAATGGGTCGTGGTAGCCAGCTTCCTGGCGATGGCGGGTTGGGTGCTGATCCCGGATAAGCTGGATGATGACGAAGAAATTTCTAACCGTGGCCCCTTCGTTGCCAGCTTTATTGCCTTTTTTGTGGCAGAAATCGGCGACAAGACCCAGATTGCTACATCCATTCTCGGCGCGCAGTATGCGGACGCCTTGTCATGGGTGGTTCTGGGGACCACGATCGGTATGCTGCTGGCCAACGTGCCTGTAGTGCTGATCGGTAAACTGTCGGCGGACAAAATGCCGCTTGGCCTGATCCGTAAAGTGACAGCGGCGCTGTTCCTGGCGCTGGCGGTAGCGGCGGCGTTTTTCTGA
- the tusA gene encoding sulfurtransferase TusA, producing MTFNPELATLTLEAEGLRCPEPVMMVRKTMRTMQDGDVLLIKADDPSTTRDIPSFCRFMDHQLLAAKTDELPYQFLIKKGLA from the coding sequence ATGACTTTTAATCCTGAATTAGCCACGTTAACGTTAGAAGCGGAAGGATTACGCTGCCCCGAGCCAGTGATGATGGTCAGGAAGACAATGCGCACCATGCAAGACGGCGACGTGCTGCTGATTAAAGCAGACGATCCGTCTACCACGCGCGATATCCCGAGTTTCTGCCGTTTTATGGATCACCAGTTGCTGGCAGCCAAGACCGATGAACTGCCGTACCAGTTCCTGATAAAAAAAGGTCTGGCGTGA
- a CDS encoding LysR family transcriptional regulator: MELEDIYRRDLNLLVALRVLVEECSVSKAAERLSLSQSAMSRVLGRLRSLLDDPLFTRHGQHLIPTEKALRVNQALGEPLESLRQLLSPPEFDPACCTQTFTIATTDYAMQTILPFALPRIYQQAPQVAIELLPLQHERLSEQLTYDGADLAICRPTRSIEPLHSEILGRVGVLCLMSRHHPLARQTMTLADYQAAPHAMIAISDGVKALLDQALQGLPPRRMVLRAYHLEAALAIIDTMPLIITVPADLAFLVAERHDLVAKPLPFAFTPFDYSMIWHPRCHHSPAQEWLRAVVKQECSKLIATRVTEMGLESPEP; the protein is encoded by the coding sequence GTGGAACTGGAAGATATTTACCGTCGTGATTTGAATTTGCTGGTGGCGTTGCGGGTCCTGGTGGAAGAGTGCAGTGTCAGCAAGGCGGCTGAGCGCCTCAGCCTGAGTCAGTCGGCGATGAGCCGGGTGCTGGGGCGGCTGCGCAGTCTGCTCGACGACCCCCTGTTTACCCGTCATGGTCAGCACTTAATCCCGACCGAAAAAGCGCTGCGTGTTAATCAGGCACTGGGCGAACCGCTGGAATCGTTACGTCAGTTATTGTCACCGCCGGAATTTGATCCCGCTTGTTGTACCCAGACGTTTACCATTGCGACCACAGATTACGCCATGCAGACTATTTTGCCGTTTGCTCTGCCGCGTATATATCAGCAGGCACCACAGGTGGCCATTGAGTTGCTGCCGCTGCAACACGAACGGCTGAGCGAACAGCTGACTTATGATGGCGCGGATCTGGCGATTTGCCGTCCGACCCGCTCGATTGAACCGCTGCACAGTGAGATTCTCGGCCGGGTCGGGGTGCTGTGTCTGATGTCGCGTCACCATCCGCTGGCCCGGCAAACCATGACGCTGGCGGATTATCAGGCGGCGCCGCATGCCATGATCGCCATCAGTGACGGGGTAAAAGCGCTGCTTGATCAGGCACTGCAAGGGTTGCCGCCACGTCGTATGGTGCTGCGCGCTTACCATCTGGAAGCGGCTCTGGCGATTATCGACACCATGCCGCTGATCATTACTGTCCCGGCTGATCTGGCGTTTTTGGTCGCCGAACGACATGATTTGGTGGCCAAACCGCTGCCGTTTGCCTTTACCCCTTTTGATTACTCAATGATCTGGCATCCGCGCTGCCACCATTCGCCGGCCCAGGAGTGGTTGCGGGCGGTGGTTAAGCAGGAGTGCAGTAAACTGATTGCCACACGGGTGACAGAGATGGGGCTGGAAAGTCCGGAGCCCTGA
- the ilvA gene encoding threonine ammonia-lyase, biosynthetic, producing MTLTQQTGADYLRQVLRAPVYEVATVTPLQDMPRLSARIGNQVQIKREDRQPVHSFKLRGAYNMLANLTEEQRNAGVIAASAGNHAQGMALSGTKLGVPATIVMPRTTPDIKVAAVRGFGGNVVLHGSNFDEAKAEAERLSAEFGYTFVPPFDHPLVIAGQGTIGMEMLQQNGHLNYIFVPVGGGGLAAGVAVLVKQLMPEVKVIAVEPEDSACLKAALDAGEPVVLDQVSMFADGVAVKRIGDETFRLCQQYLDGHITVSSDEICAAVKDIFEDTRAIAEPSGALALAGLKKYAEQYELKDQKLATVLSGANTNFHGLRYVSERCELGEKREGLLAVTIPERKGAFFEFCQIIGGRAVTEFNYRYSDDELANVFVGIRLLGGPEELKTIIGELRQSGYPVQDLSDDEMAKLHIRYMIGGRPSKPLKERLYSFEFPEYPGALLKFLSTLGTHWNISLFNYRNHGADYGRVLCGFELDADDLSRFSAHLVELGYQYKDETDNPAYRFFLAK from the coding sequence ATGACGCTCACCCAACAAACTGGCGCAGATTACCTGCGCCAGGTATTGCGTGCTCCGGTCTACGAAGTGGCCACCGTCACGCCGTTGCAGGATATGCCACGTTTGTCCGCGCGTATCGGCAACCAGGTACAAATTAAACGTGAAGACCGTCAGCCGGTGCACTCGTTTAAGCTGCGTGGTGCCTACAACATGCTGGCCAACCTGACCGAAGAGCAGAGAAACGCCGGGGTGATCGCAGCCTCAGCCGGTAACCATGCCCAGGGCATGGCTCTGTCCGGCACCAAACTGGGCGTACCGGCCACGATCGTGATGCCACGCACCACACCCGATATCAAAGTGGCGGCCGTGCGCGGCTTCGGTGGTAACGTGGTCCTGCACGGCAGTAACTTCGACGAAGCCAAAGCGGAAGCGGAGCGCCTGTCGGCCGAATTCGGTTACACCTTTGTGCCACCGTTCGATCACCCGCTGGTGATCGCCGGGCAAGGCACCATCGGCATGGAAATGCTGCAGCAGAACGGCCACCTCAACTACATTTTTGTCCCGGTTGGCGGCGGCGGTCTGGCGGCTGGTGTCGCGGTGCTGGTCAAACAGTTGATGCCGGAAGTGAAAGTGATTGCGGTTGAACCGGAAGATTCGGCCTGCCTGAAAGCTGCGCTGGATGCCGGCGAGCCTGTGGTGCTGGATCAGGTCAGCATGTTTGCCGACGGTGTGGCAGTAAAACGCATCGGCGATGAAACCTTCCGTCTGTGTCAGCAGTATCTGGATGGCCACATTACCGTTTCAAGCGATGAAATCTGCGCCGCAGTGAAGGATATTTTCGAAGATACGCGTGCCATTGCTGAACCTTCGGGCGCACTGGCCCTGGCTGGTCTGAAAAAATACGCCGAGCAGTATGAGCTCAAAGATCAGAAACTGGCCACCGTGCTGTCTGGTGCTAACACCAACTTCCACGGCCTGCGTTATGTGTCAGAGCGCTGCGAACTGGGTGAAAAACGTGAGGGCTTGCTGGCCGTCACCATTCCGGAACGCAAAGGCGCATTCTTTGAGTTCTGCCAGATCATCGGCGGCCGGGCGGTAACCGAGTTCAACTATCGCTACAGCGATGACGAACTGGCCAACGTATTTGTCGGTATCCGCCTGCTCGGCGGCCCGGAAGAGCTGAAAACCATAATCGGCGAACTGCGCCAGTCCGGTTATCCGGTTCAGGACTTGTCCGATGATGAAATGGCCAAGCTGCACATTCGCTATATGATTGGCGGACGTCCGTCCAAGCCACTCAAAGAGCGCTTGTACAGTTTTGAGTTTCCGGAATACCCGGGCGCGCTGCTTAAGTTCCTCAGCACCCTCGGTACCCACTGGAACATCAGCCTGTTCAACTACCGCAACCACGGGGCCGATTACGGCCGTGTATTGTGTGGTTTTGAACTCGATGCTGACGATCTGAGCCGCTTCTCTGCGCACCTGGTCGAACTGGGCTATCAGTATAAAGACGAAACCGATAACCCGGCCTATCGTTTCTTCCTCGCCAAATAG
- the ilvD gene encoding dihydroxy-acid dehydratase — MPKYRSATTTHGRNMAGARALWRATGVKDEDFGKPIIAVVNSFTQFVPGHVHLKDLGQMVAREIEAAGGIAKEFNTIAVDDGIAMGHGGMLYSLPSRELIADSVEYMVNAHCADAMVCISNCDKITPGMLMASMRLNIPTIFVSGGPMEAGKTKLSDQIIKLDLVDAMIQGADPKVSDEQSEQIERSACPTCGSCSGMFTANSMNCLTEALGLSQPGNGSLLATHADRKELFLSAGRRIVELTKRYYQQDDETALPRNIATKDAFENAMALDIAMGGSTNTVLHLLAAAQEGEVDFDMTDIDRMSRLVPHLCKVAPSTQKYHMEDVHRAGGVMGILGELQRAGLLHDDTRTVLGLSLAEQLAQYDVIQTDAEEIKTFFRAGPAGIRTTQAFSQDCRWDTLDDDRQQGCIRTKEHAFSQDGGLAVLKGNIALDGCIVKTAGVDESILKFEGPAVVFESQEDAVEGILGGKVKAGDVVVIRYEGPKGGPGMQEMLYPTTYLKSMGLGKECALLTDGRFSGGTSGLSIGHASPEAANGGAIGLVKQGDRIAIDIPNRSISLLISDQELEQRRVEQDQIGWQPVDRQREVSFALKAYASMATSADKGAVRDKSKLGG, encoded by the coding sequence ATGCCTAAGTATCGTTCGGCGACCACCACTCACGGTCGCAACATGGCAGGTGCCCGTGCACTGTGGCGCGCCACTGGCGTAAAAGATGAAGATTTCGGCAAGCCGATCATCGCCGTGGTGAACTCGTTCACCCAGTTCGTACCCGGCCACGTTCACCTGAAAGACCTGGGTCAGATGGTGGCACGTGAAATCGAAGCGGCCGGCGGTATCGCCAAAGAATTCAACACCATTGCGGTCGATGACGGCATTGCGATGGGTCACGGCGGTATGCTGTACTCACTGCCATCACGTGAACTGATTGCCGACTCGGTGGAATACATGGTCAACGCGCACTGTGCCGATGCCATGGTGTGTATCTCCAACTGTGACAAAATCACTCCGGGGATGCTGATGGCGTCAATGCGCCTCAACATTCCGACCATTTTCGTTTCCGGCGGTCCGATGGAAGCGGGTAAAACCAAGCTGTCTGATCAAATCATCAAGCTCGACCTGGTTGACGCTATGATTCAGGGCGCCGACCCGAAAGTATCCGACGAGCAGAGCGAACAGATTGAACGTTCAGCGTGTCCGACCTGTGGTTCATGTTCCGGTATGTTTACCGCCAACTCGATGAACTGTCTGACCGAAGCTCTGGGTCTGTCCCAGCCGGGTAACGGTTCACTGCTGGCCACTCACGCCGACCGTAAAGAGCTGTTTTTGAGCGCTGGTCGCCGCATCGTTGAACTGACCAAGCGTTACTACCAGCAGGATGACGAAACGGCCCTGCCGCGTAATATCGCAACCAAAGATGCGTTTGAGAACGCGATGGCACTGGATATCGCCATGGGCGGTTCAACCAACACGGTACTGCACCTGCTGGCCGCGGCACAGGAAGGTGAAGTGGACTTCGACATGACCGATATAGACCGCATGTCACGCCTGGTTCCGCACCTGTGTAAAGTGGCGCCGTCGACGCAGAAATACCATATGGAAGATGTGCACCGCGCCGGTGGCGTAATGGGTATCCTGGGTGAACTGCAACGTGCCGGTCTGCTGCACGATGACACCCGCACTGTACTTGGCCTGTCGCTGGCTGAGCAGTTGGCGCAGTACGATGTAATTCAGACCGACGCTGAAGAGATCAAAACCTTCTTCCGCGCAGGCCCGGCCGGGATCCGTACCACTCAGGCATTCTCCCAAGACTGTCGCTGGGACACGCTGGATGACGATCGTCAGCAAGGTTGTATCCGTACCAAAGAACACGCCTTTAGTCAGGATGGCGGTCTGGCCGTACTGAAAGGCAACATCGCCCTGGACGGCTGTATTGTTAAGACCGCTGGTGTGGATGAGAGCATCCTGAAATTCGAAGGCCCGGCAGTGGTATTCGAAAGCCAGGAAGATGCGGTTGAAGGCATCCTGGGCGGTAAAGTGAAAGCCGGTGACGTGGTAGTGATCCGCTACGAAGGACCAAAAGGCGGTCCGGGTATGCAGGAAATGCTCTACCCGACCACTTACCTCAAATCCATGGGGCTGGGTAAAGAGTGTGCGCTGCTGACTGATGGCCGCTTCTCCGGTGGTACCTCTGGCCTGTCGATTGGTCACGCTTCTCCGGAAGCCGCCAACGGCGGTGCAATTGGCCTGGTGAAACAGGGCGATCGCATTGCCATCGACATTCCGAACCGCTCGATTTCACTGCTGATCTCAGATCAGGAGCTGGAGCAGCGTCGCGTGGAGCAGGATCAAATCGGCTGGCAGCCGGTTGACCGTCAACGTGAAGTTTCATTTGCACTAAAAGCTTATGCCAGCATGGCAACCAGTGCTGACAAAGGTGCGGTGCGAGATAAATCTAAGCTAGGAGGCTAG
- the ilvM gene encoding acetolactate synthase 2 small subunit → MQRYLLDIKADDKPVLLERVLRVVRHRGFIIRQVAATQNHESRIASVEIIVDSDRPITTLTNQIEKLWDIRSVDVTPIKSNELPNNNLQQKICA, encoded by the coding sequence ATGCAAAGATATCTACTCGACATTAAAGCAGACGACAAACCGGTGCTGCTGGAGCGTGTACTGCGTGTCGTGCGTCACCGCGGGTTCATCATTCGTCAGGTTGCCGCCACTCAGAACCATGAAAGCAGAATTGCCAGCGTGGAGATCATCGTCGACAGCGATCGACCAATCACCACCCTGACCAACCAGATTGAAAAATTATGGGACATTCGCAGCGTCGACGTTACGCCGATCAAAAGCAACGAACTCCCAAACAACAATTTACAGCAAAAAATTTGCGCTTAA
- a CDS encoding tyrosine-type recombinase/integrase — protein sequence MKKQLTSSLGDFEIWDYFSPIDNRLHFVEAVDIPFIRYPNRVPCFEANLYMQSKLHQGLSRKIKGGTLRTYAMNIAHLIRYCYNNGLRFSQLNDSSFTLFIRGLQAETNLKGERIRGVNQVLKIGRQCIDFLLFIGNLHSLKGFVGIGQESAIRIVEKKHKINIEDSNKKKEICFFEHKSFPTPQAVKRRSPISNDAASKIKGVIDEQPDKHIRRRDRCIYQSLEQTGARRTEVTLLRVSDVMSALDNGTECPLLQLKTLKRKDNTTYRALPVPRVFLENLHNYIRTTRRKIIKSTIGISNDHGFLFVSHTTGQQLSPDTISTYMIKWRKAAGIEEAAFAHLLRHAFITEKLKCLILEYDFESKDEFRKSLYNTKQFKMQLKEWTGHTQLYSLDTYIDIAFSDLSGIKKTYSLVSLRSSVDIIEDKIEELELDLQKGTKTFFEVTQELQGVLTAFRLDINRSIEVT from the coding sequence ATGAAGAAACAACTTACATCATCACTGGGAGACTTTGAAATATGGGATTACTTCAGTCCAATAGATAACAGGCTGCATTTTGTTGAAGCCGTAGATATCCCGTTTATTAGATACCCCAATAGAGTTCCATGCTTTGAGGCCAATTTATATATGCAATCTAAATTGCATCAAGGACTATCGCGTAAAATTAAAGGGGGAACCCTTAGGACTTATGCAATGAACATCGCTCATTTAATCCGATATTGTTATAATAATGGGTTGAGATTTTCACAACTTAATGACTCCAGTTTTACTCTGTTTATCAGAGGTCTTCAAGCTGAGACGAACTTAAAAGGTGAGAGAATTCGAGGGGTGAATCAGGTTCTTAAAATAGGTAGGCAGTGTATAGATTTCCTGTTGTTTATTGGCAATTTACACTCTCTTAAAGGGTTTGTTGGGATCGGCCAAGAGTCAGCAATAAGAATTGTTGAAAAAAAGCATAAGATAAATATTGAGGATTCAAATAAGAAAAAGGAGATATGCTTTTTTGAACATAAAAGTTTCCCTACACCTCAAGCCGTGAAAAGAAGGAGTCCGATTTCTAATGATGCTGCCTCAAAGATAAAGGGTGTAATTGATGAACAGCCAGACAAGCATATTAGACGCCGTGACAGGTGTATTTATCAATCTCTTGAGCAAACAGGAGCTAGACGAACAGAAGTTACTTTGCTAAGAGTTAGTGATGTGATGTCTGCTTTGGATAACGGTACCGAGTGCCCATTACTTCAGTTAAAAACGCTTAAGAGAAAAGACAATACAACATATCGTGCACTCCCTGTTCCACGAGTGTTTTTAGAAAACTTGCATAATTACATAAGAACTACTAGGCGGAAGATTATCAAATCCACTATTGGTATCAGTAATGATCATGGTTTTCTGTTTGTCTCACATACAACAGGTCAGCAGCTTTCTCCTGATACGATTAGCACATATATGATTAAGTGGCGAAAAGCTGCTGGTATTGAGGAAGCCGCATTTGCTCATTTGCTCAGACATGCATTTATTACTGAAAAACTTAAATGCTTGATTTTGGAGTACGACTTTGAGTCAAAAGATGAATTCAGAAAATCGTTATACAATACCAAGCAGTTTAAGATGCAACTGAAAGAATGGACGGGACATACCCAACTATATTCCTTAGATACTTACATCGACATTGCGTTTTCTGATTTGTCAGGAATTAAGAAAACCTACAGCCTAGTTTCGCTACGGTCATCCGTAGACATTATTGAGGATAAGATTGAGGAGCTTGAGCTAGATTTACAGAAAGGTACAAAAACCTTTTTTGAAGTTACTCAGGAGCTTCAAGGGGTATTAACGGCTTTTAGACTCGATATAAATAGAAGCATTGAAGTTACCTGA
- a CDS encoding DUF1778 domain-containing protein, with amino-acid sequence MANTTNDCITASVDTTNRELLEQALSLSGFSSLNSFVVHAAIAEAKRLIEQNHRIALCSMEALAFVEALDKPVQMNDKFLKAARMHKETITGRLAG; translated from the coding sequence ATGGCCAATACCACTAACGACTGCATTACTGCAAGTGTCGATACAACAAACCGCGAACTCTTAGAGCAAGCCCTGTCATTATCCGGTTTTTCTTCGCTGAATAGCTTTGTTGTCCATGCAGCCATTGCAGAGGCAAAAAGACTGATCGAGCAAAACCACCGAATTGCACTGTGCTCAATGGAGGCCTTGGCTTTTGTTGAAGCGTTAGATAAGCCAGTACAAATGAATGACAAGTTTCTTAAAGCGGCTCGAATGCATAAGGAAACTATAACCGGGCGTTTGGCAGGCTAG